The nucleotide sequence AAGTTTCCGATAAATTTTACTAATATCGATATTTGTCAATGAATGAGCATTGAACTGTAGGTGGCGCTTGGGTGCCCAAAGGTTGGCAATCGTCGAAGGTAAATTTTTTTAGTTTAGGATCTCGTTTATATATTtgaagttttatttttatatttaactaaTTCAGTAatgtactattttttttttaaatattacgGTTTTTTCGAATAccataattttaaaatattgtgaTATAAATAGTAtcgtattgtattgtatataagtTAACTTGTATTTAACATAAGGCAATTTGTAAAGGCCTTATAATTCttctttttaattcattttttttattaaattttattttaaataacttaCGTCATTCTCTTTATGTCATTTACcctttttaaaataaagactgGTGTTGTGTAAACGCAAAAAAGACTGTGTAATTATTAATGCAGTTGTATTGCTTCTCTGTTTCATtgtaataaaaagtaaatataaaatattgtatcttAAAAAGAATAAAACTCATTTCTTAAACAACTTAACAGCACACATGTAAATAATTCTTAAAAAGACAGATATTGGAAGAATATTTTGCGGAATTCAGGAGTCAAAAGCGACCACCTGTTGAATGCATTGTTCGACTATGCTAAAAAGTATTTCCGAAGTCTTAACACTACTAAATGGCCTATCTACAGGAGGTACATGGACAAACAGGCTTCGTTTTCTGTCCATATCGAGCGATTTCAGATAGATATAGCCGCAGAGAAAGTCACCCACATTTTTGGATGCCTTTGTGGCGCTCAGGGATTTGAGATTATCATTATGTGTCGGCTGTTGTGTGGGTCCCACACAATCGGCGCAATTCTCATTTACAACCGCCACAATCTTATCCACATCTAATTCGGTCTTCAAGACATTTGCATGTCCATTGTTGGGTAGTTCGCAAGTGCCGTTGGCCAGTTTTTTATCACAATTATCAGCTCGGCGGAACTTGTGATTGTACGCCAGCTTCTCGATGTATACACACTTGGCAACGCCCGAAACACCGACATGGATAAcaagctgttttttttttgttttttatttttttgggagAAAGATGATATCATAAGGCCTCTATCTATTTATGGTTCAATTGCGATGCTTACATATGGCTGGCGTTTCCAAATCTCCGCCACCGCCTCGTCCACAGCCCCGTATTCCACCGAAACCAACCGCTTTTCCAGATCATATTCTATGCCATCGTGAGTTAGGATTTCCGGCAGCAGTTTCACAGCTTCCCAGCTGGCGTTGACCGCTTCGTGACCGAGAAATGGACCAAATCCGGAGACTACAATGAGCTTTCGATCTGACGACGCCATAACAAACACCCCAACTAAACTAAACCCCCCACCAACAACAGAACTATCTTAAATACCATATGATTTCTATCTTCTTCTTCACCCTTTGAATCATGCGTTTCAAATGTTTGCGACGATGGCGGAACGGTGGAAATTGGAGCATATcgaagttttttatttttcgtcaTTTATAGGtgaattaacattattttatattttctatttttttttgaacccACTTCGAAAtaacgaaaaaataaataactaaaaagCATCcccattttcaataaaaatttaaacagTAACACCAAATATACTAAACGAAATGGTATTTTTCGGTATTCCCGAACCTCGCACttttgggatttttcttgaACGGAAACAGACGACGCAGTATGCGGCACCAAACAGAGAAATAACACATttagcgacaacaacaaaggaTAAATCCATTCCATACATTCCAGAGCTAGATCCGATCCAAAGGCCAGCAATCGACCCGATAAGGCGGCGCACCAGATCCGAGTTTCCGAGCAGGGGTATATAGGTGAGCACTACCTGGTAATCTAATCGCTGCGGATGAGTGGAGGACGCTCCTCTGTtggcagcgacgccggcagcgcaCCACCCTACGCACACAGGTGAACTTTGCACATTAACTATTTATTAACCTCGAACAGGTCGCCGGTGGAGCGGGAAAAAGTGGGATATCTGAACAGCAGTTGGCCTATTTCACACAGGAAGCGGATTCTAGTTGTCCATCCGGCAGAAGAGGCCTTTTCCAATCGTTAACATGCTGTCGCGCCTGCAGGACTTCTTGTCACGCCACCGGCGAAAGTTCATAGTGACCGGCGTTCTGGTGGGCGGTACCATCTTTGCGGCACGTTATGCACAACGGCGATTCGTGGAGTTCCAGGAGAAACAGGCCAGGGAATTCTTCGAGAGAACGCGGCGCACGACCCACTTTGAGTCGACGGAGAAGACGTGTAACCAGGTGATCCTAGGCATGGGCGAGGAGATGTGCCAAGCGGTTCTGAGGGAGTGCAGCACGGACGAGCTGCTCGAGCAGCTGCGCCAGAATCCCAAGAACAAGTTGGAACTTTGGGAGGACATGAAAATTGTGGCATTCACAAGACTGGCAACCTATGTCTACGCCTCCTCCATGCTGGTTATTGCGTTGAGGGTCCAGCTAAATCTTCTCGGTGGCTACATCTATCGGGACATCATGACGGAACAAAAACAAGTCACCGACGAGCTAAAGCAGCAGTATCTCTCCCTCATCCGACACTTTATCACGGATTCGGGCATCCGGGACTTAGCCCGTTACATTCGCACCCAGGTCATCGCAGTCACCAAGACCATACCGCTCTCCGAACAGCTTTCCCTTAGCGACCTGGAGCAACTGTTTTGGTCACTGCAAATGGCCATCAATGCGGACACTCGTCGGGATCCCAACTCGCGAATGAGCAAGTATCTGCTGCCCAGCCAGAATCCCAGTCATTCGCCGCTGCTGCAAAAGATGGTCAACGAGACGCTGGATCTGTTGGAGAGCGAGGATGCCGTTGGCGTGTGCTCGCACAATGTAAGCCGTGGTTTTGTGCTGGCCTGCGATGCCATCGCCGAAAGCATGGGCGAAACTTTGCAGCATCTGCCACAAGCTAAAGTCCAAACGCAGCAAGAACAGAGCGTCAAGTTTAACCAGGCAGGAAGCTTAGGCGCCAGCACCTCGAAGAGCCAAAACGGTCTG is from Drosophila melanogaster chromosome 3L and encodes:
- the CG32147 gene encoding uncharacterized protein, with the protein product MASSDRKLIVVSGFGPFLGHEAVNASWEAVKLLPEILTHDGIEYDLEKRLVSVEYGAVDEAVAEIWKRQPYLVIHVGVSGVAKCVYIEKLAYNHKFRRADNCDKKLANGTCELPNNGHANVLKTELDVDKIVAVVNENCADCVGPTQQPTHNDNLKSLSATKASKNVGDFLCGYIYLKSLDMDRKRSLFVHVPPVDRPFSSVKTSEILFSIVEQCIQQVVAFDS
- the Pex3 gene encoding peroxin 3, isoform A — encoded protein: MLSRLQDFLSRHRRKFIVTGVLVGGTIFAARYAQRRFVEFQEKQAREFFERTRRTTHFESTEKTCNQVILGMGEEMCQAVLRECSTDELLEQLRQNPKNKLELWEDMKIVAFTRLATYVYASSMLVIALRVQLNLLGGYIYRDIMTEQKQVTDELKQQYLSLIRHFITDSGIRDLARYIRTQVIAVTKTIPLSEQLSLSDLEQLFWSLQMAINADTRRDPNSRMSKYLLPSQNPSHSPLLQKMVNETLDLLESEDAVGVCSHNVSRGFVLACDAIAESMGETLQHLPQAKVQTQQEQSVKFNQAGSLGASTSKSQNGLENNNLLNINRVLLALAKLIPIISGLTSRGFDTTSRPHNLPTQLLTFYVVAEKTKTLGANVYESFSSA